Below is a genomic region from Hevea brasiliensis isolate MT/VB/25A 57/8 chromosome 3, ASM3005281v1, whole genome shotgun sequence.
TAAAATGACAACAGTAATATTTACAAAAAGGGAAAAGATGATCTTAACCCTATTCCCTTAGGAGTTCGGCATAACTTAAATAATtaaagaacttggattctagctTATGTGAGATGCAACTCAACTACGCATTTTAAAAAAGACAGGACGAGAGTATTACCTGCAAAGGGGCTCTAAGCAATGATGGGGTAAGTGTACTCTGACTTGTGAAGATTGGAGGTGGAGCCAAAGCACTTTTTAAGTGATGGGTTATGGAGAGTAAGCCTTTTTCTTAAATTCTGAGCTCTACTTTTTGGAAAAGGGACCCCTTCTACAGTGGAGACTTtgagtatttatagggaatgggagtCCTAAGATGGAAGGTCAGGATCATAGATGAAGAAAATAAATGGTCTGGATTTAGGAGGACAAAATCTGAGGGTTAAGAATTAAAGAGATCAAAAATTAAGGGTAAGGATTTAACCTAGGTTCGGAATTATGCCTTACAAAACAAATCAAAGGATTATGGATAAAAGGCGTCAAATCTGTCTTTATTACTTTAATTCAATGGCCCGGGATTTATCCTTACAAATATGATTAATGGTAAAGATCAAATCGTACCccaaatgctttaactaactatAATATGATGGTGGAGATTTAATCTCTAAAAATTAAGGGCCAGGATTGATTCTCTTCCTAAAAATCTAACATTAGCGGAGCTAGATATTTTAATACCCTAATGCTCGAATCCCTCCAGAGCTCTCCTTACTTCCTAACTTACTCTTAACTCTTCCCTAGAGATCGGCCTGCTACCTAATTTGCCCATAGAGATCGGCCATGGAGCTCTTCAGAGGGATGTGACGATGTTCAGGTAGATGTGGATGATGTATACTTTCCCCTTCAAATAATAAAgttgatttaaaaagaaaaaagaaatattctaagaaataattttatttactttttttttctaaaattaaattttaaatctaaaaaaatattaaaatcagATTACACATGAAAGTAAAATTTAATAACTTTAATTAAACCGGGGCAATAGAATTAACatgtaaaattgaaaataaaatcaacatGTAAGAaacaattgaaaataaaattataaggaAAGTAAATGAAAATAACAACGCAATTACACATATTTCTTATCGATCCggacaaaatatggtgtctacaaatACATCTACAACACACAAAGCCAGCACTTTTATCTAGGAACCAGAAATAAAATAATACTACACCTGCAGCAACCGACTACAAGCAGCCTCAACAGCAGTTGCAGACCATGATCTCCCAATGGACTTTAACACAATCAATGTTAAAGCCCATTTAGGTAGCAGCCCCAACAATGCTATAATGAAACTAACTAAAGTAGAGATGATTGAGGACCTGAAACAAATAAAATTTCCATGATTATCCCTATGCATTAATTGCAAAACAAAAAACAAAATGAATAATACAGGCCTGAagataatgaataaatgaaattcaTTCCACAATTATGAGTCAAGTGGATTAGTTAATTTATGGCACAACTCTCAATTAACTTATTAGTTAATTTTTTGCCAACCTAAGTTAATCTGAACCAGACAGGAAATTATTTTTGAGGACATGAAGCTCATAAGCACATAAGAGAGTGggagtaaataataataataataataattttaaaagaaaagacTACACTGAATATATTTTCATTGTCACAAGAGAGCAGTGCATGCAAACTAAGATAAGAGAACAGAGAATCAGTGATGTTATTTGTAATAAAGAGCGAGCTAGAGCTTTACGCTGAAATCCTCCCAACAATAGGCTGCCATGTTGACTTTGGGTTTAATCTTAAAAATGGATATAGTGCTATACAATATATTAcctataaagccagaaataaatgTCAGAGAGCAGGTTGTTTCAAGTCAAAAGCACATAAAAGATACATGATGTATGCAATTTGCATAAAGCAATACCTTCTTCTGAGACCTCCTCAGCACTTCAATGGATATATATGAACCAATAGAGTGCCCAACCTTCAGAGAGTAATTAATTATAGAGTAATTAATGATATGTCATacaaaatacaccaaatatagTTCAAAAACCAGAAATCAACTAGCACAATTTATCGGAATGatggttaaaaaaaattataagcaaaAATAGGCAAGAGACTTGTGACTGGTTCCTAAAAATGATAAAGGAACAGGAAACAGAACAAAATGTTCTgttaataaatcataattcgataTTGGAGGTCATTTTCTCAACCAAATCACTCTTGCATCTTGAAGACATTGGTTTATGGGTATATATGATAATGGACAATCATATTGATGGATAGTTGCACTATATCCAAGGTACATAATGTGATACAATTAAACTGTAGAATTAACGGTCTTTTTTACCAAATGATAGACACTATGAGGTTTACAGCATTGATAATATGAAAACAAATAATCCAAAGACAATAGCTATACCAGTATTATAGGAACCTCAGTAATTTGCAATTCATGTCTGATGAAGTCTACCTGTGAAAATATAAAGAATGAGTAACAATTATGATTCTGTGTAACATACTGGAAATAAACCAGTATTGACCAGCAAAAACAAAAACGAACAGCACCCTCAGAAAAAGGTTCTGACTTCTGATATTTGTATAATTGTCACAGAATTATTAACAGGAGACAAAGACCAATTTTAAATATAGGAATTAAAACTACCAGTACAAAAGATGAAAAGTTTGATGAAATTTGGGCcatcaattttttttatcatgCATGCAAACTCAAGTAGATAATAATCCTCCTGATCATTAATTGGCCCAAACATGGGCCGCTAGAAAATCGGTTCATACTTAATAGACTACCCCTTATTACTATCATGAGAGGCCAGCCAACTTACCTTATGATCAATCTGTTCTTGGATTGAGAACAACCTTCCATGCTCCCAGTCCTAAGAACAAGAAACATTatggtcaattttttttttctcaaaacaTTATGGTCAATGAGACACAACTAGAGGAACAAAGTCATACTATTGCTGCTGGTTATAAGTAGTGCATAAGAAGAAATCTTACAATGGcaagaaaattttagaaaataataacATAATAAAAAAACACCTTTTTTGTGTGAGAAATGTGTCCAATAGCTGTGAATGAACACAAAAGGCAAAACCAAATTAGgtaaa
It encodes:
- the LOC110653649 gene encoding uncharacterized protein LOC110653649 isoform X1, translated to MLRSFGLFCCSSLIHLFPVKEYRARCVRSDMSCQKLVPNIRRPVISRLCNVSGHTSELLEIRADDLKLHVLFIPGNPGVIAFYKDFLESLYERLGGVASITAIGHISHTKKDWEHGRLFSIQEQIDHKVDFIRHELQITEVPIILVGHSIGSYISIEVLRRSQKKVIYCIALYPFLRLNPKSTWQPIVGRISASSIISTLVSFIIALLGLLPKWALTLIVLKSIGRSWSATAVEAACSRLLQV
- the LOC110653649 gene encoding uncharacterized protein LOC110653649 isoform X2, which encodes MSCQKLVPNIRRPVISRLCNVSGHTSELLEIRADDLKLHVLFIPGNPGVIAFYKDFLESLYERLGGVASITAIGHISHTKKDWEHGRLFSIQEQIDHKVDFIRHELQITEVPIILVGHSIGSYISIEVLRRSQKKVIYCIALYPFLRLNPKSTWQPIVGRISASSIISTLVSFIIALLGLLPKWALTLIVLKSIGRSWSATAVEAACSRLLQV